One Candidatus Culexarchaeum yellowstonense genomic region harbors:
- a CDS encoding methyltransferase domain-containing protein, whose translation MENFFLRLSCEHPSLPMAEVKAILEAERIPYTLNPSLPCVFRFSSSKESIRTILKRSSMAFFGARELVFCNADYDSIIKACRDVDWSFLHGKSFHVRVHRVLSSSANLSTRTLESMIGEVIYKSLNGSARVKFDSPEEIIVGVLSGGGFLLGVFLGESCRGDFHSRWVGNRPFIHPSSLTPIISRLFVNLCRARPGGSFFDPFCGFGGFLIEAALIGCEVVGLDIDIKMIRGCLSNLRYFNIKNYNLILGDAKHLPFKSVNFVATDPPYGRTASTKGMNLKSLIKCFLQDIYGLMSKDGYICIAAPENVDLKNIGLDVGFKLVESHIMRVHKSLIREVCVFKV comes from the coding sequence ATGGAAAACTTCTTCTTAAGATTATCTTGTGAGCACCCATCGCTCCCAATGGCTGAGGTTAAAGCTATTTTGGAGGCTGAACGAATACCATATACATTGAATCCATCTCTCCCATGCGTCTTCAGATTTTCATCATCAAAGGAATCCATTAGAACAATTCTCAAAAGGTCTAGTATGGCATTTTTTGGAGCTAGGGAGCTAGTTTTTTGCAATGCGGATTATGATAGTATTATTAAGGCTTGTAGGGATGTTGATTGGTCATTTCTGCATGGTAAGAGTTTTCATGTGAGGGTTCATAGGGTCCTATCATCCTCTGCTAATTTATCCACTAGAACTTTGGAATCTATGATCGGTGAGGTCATTTATAAAAGCCTTAATGGTTCTGCGCGGGTGAAATTTGATTCTCCAGAGGAGATTATCGTTGGTGTTTTGAGTGGTGGAGGCTTCCTCCTAGGCGTCTTCCTCGGGGAGTCTTGTAGGGGGGATTTTCACTCAAGATGGGTTGGCAATAGGCCATTTATCCATCCAAGCTCATTAACTCCAATAATATCTAGGCTTTTTGTGAATTTATGTAGAGCTAGACCTGGAGGATCATTCTTTGATCCATTTTGTGGTTTTGGTGGATTTTTAATAGAGGCGGCTTTGATTGGATGTGAAGTTGTTGGATTGGATATTGATATAAAGATGATTAGGGGTTGTCTAAGCAATTTAAGGTACTTTAACATCAAAAATTACAATTTAATCTTGGGGGATGCTAAGCATTTACCATTCAAGTCTGTGAATTTCGTTGCCACAGACCCCCCTTATGGTAGAACTGCTTCCACGAAGGGTATGAATCTAAAAAGTTTAATTAAATGTTTCTTGCAAGACATATATGGCTTGATGTCTAAAGATGGTTACATTTGCATTGCTGCCCCTGAGAATGTTGATCTTAAAAATATTGGTTTAGATGTGGGATTTAAGTTAGTGGAGTCCCATATTATGAGGGTTCATAAAAGTTTAATTAGAGAAGTCTGTGTGTTCAAAGTGTAG
- a CDS encoding DUF1177 domain-containing protein, which yields MSCLKQVLEAIDVLEDSKINGIKMKEEMNRRGLSHVEVKSVEGKRGKTDFIKILIPGKEGKMKGGDKSTLGIIGRLGGIGARPQMVGLVSDADGAIVAIASAMKLADLIMKGDQLMGDVIITTHICPNAPTKPHKPVPFMDSPIDMNTMIINEVDERMDAILSVDATKGNRLIKVEGFAITPTVLNGWILKVSDDLINVYERVTGHRAYIVPITMQDITPYVEGIYHINSIMQPWIATKSPVVGVAITAEVPVAGCATGATYINSLEKATRFCIEVAKDYTAGLCKFYDEEEYKKLISLYGDMEKLRGNFTSKK from the coding sequence ATGTCATGCTTAAAACAGGTATTGGAAGCTATAGATGTACTTGAAGATTCAAAGATAAATGGAATAAAGATGAAAGAAGAGATGAATAGAAGAGGATTAAGCCATGTGGAAGTAAAGAGCGTAGAGGGAAAGAGGGGAAAGACAGATTTCATAAAAATTTTGATTCCAGGTAAGGAGGGGAAGATGAAGGGTGGAGACAAATCCACATTGGGAATAATCGGAAGACTTGGGGGGATAGGTGCAAGACCTCAAATGGTTGGCTTAGTTTCAGATGCTGACGGAGCAATAGTGGCAATAGCATCTGCAATGAAATTAGCCGACCTAATCATGAAGGGAGACCAACTTATGGGAGACGTAATAATAACAACACATATATGTCCAAATGCACCCACAAAACCACATAAACCAGTACCATTCATGGACTCCCCGATCGACATGAACACCATGATCATAAACGAAGTTGACGAAAGAATGGACGCCATACTATCAGTGGATGCAACTAAGGGAAACAGACTAATAAAAGTGGAGGGATTTGCAATAACACCAACAGTTCTCAACGGCTGGATCCTAAAGGTAAGCGATGACCTGATAAATGTATATGAAAGAGTGACTGGACATAGAGCATATATAGTTCCAATAACCATGCAAGACATAACACCATATGTGGAAGGCATATATCACATAAATAGCATAATGCAACCATGGATTGCCACGAAATCCCCAGTGGTTGGAGTAGCAATAACAGCAGAAGTACCGGTAGCCGGATGTGCAACTGGAGCAACATACATAAATAGTTTAGAAAAAGCCACAAGATTCTGTATAGAAGTGGCAAAGGATTATACGGCGGGGCTATGTAAATTCTACGATGAAGAAGAATACAAAAAACTAATAAGCTTATATGGCGACATGGAAAAACTACGTGGAAACTTCACTTCCAAGAAATAG
- a CDS encoding ribose-phosphate diphosphokinase yields the protein MIGPSSQGLGRRLSTLLSLDVVNFEWKIFPDGESYFRLLSKVDDSVVLVHSLTPPQDKRVVELFFLLKLLRDYMAKDIILVIPYLAYMRQDKRFLDGEMVSVEVLADLLKTYDIDRYVFVDVHSGEVLKFFGNRAMEVSAFPLIGDFLSKYPLVNPIVIAPDAKAFKYAETVAKIIGAESDYVVKRRDRSSGAVESELKEFNVGGRDVILVDDIISTGGTMINAIKILKEHGANRVFACCTHGLFIGNAVINMFNAGVYDVVSTDTIESYYSRVSVAPVIASAIKSIIK from the coding sequence ATGATAGGTCCATCTTCTCAAGGTCTTGGTAGACGTCTTTCAACGCTATTATCATTGGATGTGGTTAATTTTGAATGGAAGATTTTTCCTGATGGTGAAAGTTATTTTAGATTGTTATCTAAGGTTGATGATTCTGTGGTTTTAGTTCACTCGCTTACTCCTCCTCAAGATAAGAGGGTTGTTGAGTTATTCTTTCTTTTGAAGTTGCTACGTGATTATATGGCTAAAGATATAATTTTGGTTATACCTTACCTTGCATATATGCGTCAAGATAAAAGGTTTCTTGATGGTGAAATGGTAAGTGTTGAGGTTCTTGCAGATTTGCTTAAAACTTATGATATAGATAGGTATGTTTTTGTGGATGTTCATAGTGGAGAGGTGTTAAAGTTCTTTGGGAATAGGGCGATGGAGGTATCTGCTTTCCCACTTATTGGTGATTTCCTTTCAAAATATCCGCTTGTAAATCCAATCGTTATAGCTCCAGATGCTAAAGCGTTTAAGTATGCGGAAACTGTTGCTAAGATTATTGGTGCTGAGTCTGATTACGTCGTTAAAAGGAGGGATAGGAGTAGTGGGGCTGTGGAGTCTGAGTTGAAGGAGTTTAATGTTGGTGGTAGAGATGTCATATTGGTTGATGACATAATAAGTACTGGTGGAACTATGATTAACGCCATTAAGATTTTGAAAGAGCATGGAGCTAATAGGGTATTCGCTTGCTGTACGCATGGACTCTTTATTGGCAATGCTGTGATTAACATGTTTAACGCTGGTGTTTATGATGTAGTCTCCACTGATACCATTGAATCATATTATAGTAGGGTGTCGGTTGCCCCCGTCATAGCGTCTGCAATAAAATCCATTATTAAATGA